The following proteins are co-located in the Dyadobacter chenwenxiniae genome:
- a CDS encoding ABC transporter permease gives MFRNYIKIAMRNLWKSKGYAFINITGLSVAFCISAFLFLTAYFQLSFDNFHKDKERIYQTYFFSNDPEKAQASSSMPFPLTPALKAEFPEIESITRVVNGSDVLEYKGKYFDKQVMFADPDFLKIFTFPLIKGTTETALQDLSSIVISENMAKAIFGKEDPMGKSLQVGLDANRKEYVVTGVLKDFPENSSIKYDAFVRTENAGGYQQSKEQWDAHSHRVYLKLTPNADQVAFEQRLKPFAQKYFAESITSLKRKGAKPDERGDIFAIRIEKLSNLHFNSKVSGGGAAPIALIYALMGIGCFILLIACINFINLNVARSFIRAREVGVRKSLGALKNQLFFQIWGEAAVICFLGFLTGIILAVLLLPSFNATFQSKLSLKYMFEPDKIALLFGLFILVTLIAGGYPAWQMSKFNAVEVLKGKVTLKKPGVLRNSLIIAQFTLSSLLICSTVIAVQQVDHLRTQPLGFDKEQVISIPVGSKVNGNKVLRRLRNELEGDPNVLAISGSEVNLGVGRDRSTSRSVIGFTYKEKDITTDWLSIDYDYLKALNIKLLDGREFNPAFPSDSLDRVIITESMAKMIQEKDPVGKYFQTDTAGVKYQIIGMVPDFHLYSSKNEKKPITMHLGGSGSVNYVFVRVTPQSLRIAMDKLKSVWKEVAPETEFTGSFVDENTNSWYREEGHLSSVFSLASGIAIILSCLGLFAVALIVMEQRTKEIGVRKVLGASIPSLVFVLSKDFIKLVLIAIVIATPLSWFFMQKWLDNYAYRIEINPIIFILVGISAILVALATVGFQSIKAALMNPVESLKSE, from the coding sequence ATGTTCAGAAACTACATCAAAATCGCAATGCGTAACCTTTGGAAAAGCAAAGGTTACGCGTTTATTAATATTACAGGGTTGTCTGTTGCGTTCTGTATCAGCGCTTTTCTTTTTTTGACAGCCTATTTTCAGTTGTCGTTTGATAATTTTCATAAAGACAAAGAGCGCATTTATCAAACCTACTTTTTTTCCAATGATCCGGAGAAGGCACAAGCGTCCAGCTCGATGCCATTTCCTTTAACTCCTGCCTTGAAGGCGGAATTTCCTGAAATAGAAAGCATTACAAGGGTGGTGAACGGAAGTGATGTTTTGGAATATAAAGGAAAATATTTCGACAAGCAGGTCATGTTCGCAGATCCTGATTTCTTGAAAATTTTTACTTTCCCGCTCATAAAAGGCACTACTGAAACAGCATTACAAGATCTCAGCAGCATTGTTATCAGCGAAAACATGGCGAAAGCGATCTTCGGGAAAGAAGATCCGATGGGCAAATCACTGCAAGTTGGCCTGGATGCCAATCGCAAAGAATATGTGGTTACCGGCGTGCTGAAAGATTTTCCTGAAAATTCGTCCATCAAATACGACGCATTCGTAAGGACCGAAAATGCGGGCGGATATCAGCAGTCCAAGGAGCAATGGGATGCGCATTCTCACCGTGTTTATTTAAAATTAACCCCAAATGCAGATCAAGTTGCTTTTGAACAAAGGCTGAAACCATTTGCACAAAAATATTTTGCAGAGAGCATTACCAGTCTGAAAAGGAAAGGTGCGAAGCCGGACGAAAGAGGAGATATTTTCGCCATTAGAATTGAGAAGCTGTCTAACCTGCATTTCAATTCGAAGGTTTCAGGTGGCGGCGCAGCCCCGATTGCGCTGATATATGCCTTGATGGGGATCGGATGCTTTATCCTCTTAATTGCCTGCATTAATTTTATCAACCTCAATGTTGCCAGATCTTTCATTCGTGCACGGGAAGTAGGCGTCCGCAAATCGCTGGGTGCATTGAAAAATCAGCTATTTTTTCAGATCTGGGGTGAAGCCGCTGTGATCTGTTTCCTGGGTTTTTTAACGGGCATTATACTGGCAGTTCTGCTGCTTCCAAGCTTTAACGCTACTTTTCAAAGCAAGCTGAGCCTGAAATATATGTTTGAGCCGGATAAAATTGCGCTGTTATTCGGGCTTTTTATCCTGGTAACATTGATCGCAGGCGGCTATCCGGCATGGCAAATGTCCAAATTCAATGCTGTGGAGGTGCTGAAAGGGAAAGTTACATTGAAGAAGCCGGGCGTACTTCGCAACTCATTGATTATAGCGCAATTTACATTGTCGAGTTTGTTGATATGCAGCACTGTAATCGCAGTTCAGCAGGTTGATCATTTGCGGACGCAGCCGTTGGGATTTGATAAAGAGCAGGTGATCAGCATTCCGGTTGGTAGCAAGGTTAACGGAAACAAAGTGCTGCGAAGGCTGCGTAACGAGTTGGAGGGCGATCCTAATGTGCTCGCTATCAGTGGAAGCGAGGTTAACCTGGGTGTCGGCAGGGACCGAAGCACCTCCCGGAGCGTGATTGGGTTTACTTATAAAGAAAAGGATATTACAACCGATTGGCTTTCTATTGATTATGATTATCTCAAAGCATTGAATATAAAGTTGCTGGATGGTCGTGAATTCAACCCGGCGTTTCCGAGCGATTCGCTGGACCGCGTGATTATCACGGAAAGCATGGCCAAAATGATCCAGGAAAAAGATCCTGTCGGAAAATATTTCCAGACGGATACGGCAGGTGTTAAATATCAGATCATCGGCATGGTTCCTGACTTTCATTTGTATTCTTCCAAAAATGAGAAAAAACCGATTACCATGCATTTGGGAGGCTCGGGATCAGTCAATTACGTTTTTGTCAGGGTGACGCCGCAAAGCCTGCGGATCGCTATGGATAAGTTGAAAAGTGTCTGGAAGGAAGTTGCGCCGGAAACCGAGTTCACGGGATCATTTGTGGATGAAAACACCAATTCATGGTATCGCGAAGAAGGTCATTTATCCAGTGTTTTCAGTCTCGCTTCGGGCATCGCAATCATTCTTTCATGCCTTGGCCTGTTTGCCGTCGCCTTGATCGTGATGGAGCAGCGTACCAAAGAAATTGGCGTACGGAAGGTGCTAGGAGCCAGCATTCCGAGCCTTGTATTCGTGTTGTCAAAAGATTTTATCAAACTCGTACTGATAGCGATCGTCATCGCCACACCATTGTCCTGGTTTTTTATGCAAAAATGGCTCGACAATTACGCTTACCGCATCGAAATTAACCCCATAATCTTCATTCTGGTAGGAATCAGCGCCATCCTGGTCGCCCTGGCAACAGTAGGCTTCCAAAGCATCAAAGCCGCGCTGATGAACCCAGTGGAGTCATTAAAGAGCGAGTAG
- a CDS encoding ABC transporter permease, producing MLRNQIKIALRNLRSAGLFTTLNVAGLTGGMVAAVFILLWVQNELSFDNFHAKSERISRIVTHLKVSKEETWHWSNTPLLLAEETKVIPEIEAVSRVNAASNLPVRIGDRKIIGENAVYVDTNWFSLFDYQFVDGSAAQFRSAIRNVAITEAKAQQLFGRPNVAGTIIRIDTLDYTIAAVYKNNPPNSSFQYDYILPLGAYLANPKTYEGDKSWNQFNYQTFILLRHDADRKKVAAKLTALISKFKKDDKGNPSSDIVLEAEPLANMHFNTEIQGSDKSKGDRKTIYIFFGMALVILLVACINYVNITTARASVRSKEVGVKKLLGAKHSHLFAQFMTESVLTCLMAFGLALVLIYSLMPVFNDVTEKSFALSFSNKPLWFVLLGTTVSAILLTGIYPSLLLSSFRPFEILRGSNVLGSSNAGFRKGLVVLQFTVTVVFLISALVVFQQMKFIREKELGYDRAHAFGLRLPWAMKNKIQPATFKEQLLRESSIADVTISSQSIVQINSSTTGSYDWDGRPKDFNPVVSQMAVESNFQSMFGLKIAEGRWFDDKRLTDKQNVVLNETAVKKLMLKKPVVGKRFNFQGKKGVVIGVVKDFHYKSLREKIEPLVLFNDLSWSFGIYVKAQPGRDAEAIRATQKVWEEMIPNYPLEYNFLDETYDKLYKNEAKTATLFNTFTTIAVLISSLGLFGLATFTAERRMKEIGIRKVLGASVTAIVSLLSKDFLILVLISIVVASPVGYYFMDKWLRGFEYKIDLKWWLFAMAGSTAIVIALVTISFQSIKAALTNPVKSLKTE from the coding sequence ATGCTTCGAAACCAGATTAAGATCGCTTTAAGAAACCTGCGGAGTGCCGGCTTATTCACCACTTTGAATGTTGCCGGACTTACCGGAGGAATGGTGGCGGCCGTTTTCATCCTGCTATGGGTGCAGAATGAGCTGAGCTTTGATAATTTTCATGCGAAGTCAGAGCGGATCAGCCGGATCGTTACGCATTTAAAAGTAAGCAAAGAGGAAACCTGGCATTGGTCCAACACACCGCTTTTGCTGGCCGAAGAAACGAAGGTTATTCCCGAAATCGAAGCGGTAAGCCGTGTTAATGCTGCTTCTAACCTCCCTGTCCGCATTGGTGACCGGAAGATCATTGGCGAAAATGCAGTGTATGTGGATACAAACTGGTTCAGCCTGTTTGACTATCAGTTTGTGGATGGTTCGGCCGCGCAGTTTCGCTCGGCTATCCGAAATGTTGCTATCACAGAAGCCAAAGCGCAGCAATTGTTCGGGCGCCCGAATGTGGCCGGAACGATTATTCGGATCGATACGCTCGACTACACGATTGCGGCAGTTTATAAAAATAACCCGCCAAATTCCAGCTTTCAATATGATTATATTTTGCCGCTGGGTGCTTATCTGGCCAATCCGAAGACTTATGAAGGTGATAAGAGCTGGAACCAGTTTAACTATCAGACATTCATTCTGCTCAGGCACGACGCCGACCGCAAAAAGGTTGCTGCCAAACTGACCGCACTGATTTCCAAGTTTAAAAAAGACGACAAAGGAAATCCTTCGTCAGATATCGTGCTGGAAGCGGAGCCTTTGGCAAACATGCATTTCAACACAGAAATCCAGGGTTCAGACAAGAGTAAGGGCGATAGGAAGACGATCTACATTTTCTTTGGCATGGCCCTGGTTATTTTGCTGGTGGCGTGCATCAATTACGTCAACATTACAACCGCAAGAGCCAGTGTCAGATCGAAAGAAGTGGGGGTGAAAAAGTTGCTCGGCGCAAAACATTCGCATCTTTTTGCACAATTTATGACAGAATCTGTGCTGACTTGCCTGATGGCTTTTGGGTTGGCACTGGTGCTGATTTATTCGTTAATGCCGGTATTTAATGATGTTACAGAGAAAAGTTTTGCGCTTTCATTTTCGAACAAGCCGCTTTGGTTTGTGCTGCTGGGAACCACTGTTTCCGCAATCCTGCTGACAGGCATTTACCCTTCGCTTTTGCTATCTTCTTTTAGACCGTTTGAAATTCTCCGCGGAAGTAACGTTCTGGGTTCTTCGAATGCGGGTTTCAGGAAAGGGCTGGTTGTTTTGCAATTTACGGTTACCGTGGTTTTTCTCATTTCGGCGCTGGTCGTGTTTCAGCAAATGAAATTTATTCGGGAAAAAGAGCTGGGTTATGACCGGGCGCACGCATTTGGTTTGAGGTTGCCATGGGCGATGAAGAACAAAATACAGCCAGCCACTTTCAAAGAGCAGCTTTTGCGTGAGTCGAGTATTGCGGATGTGACCATTTCGAGTCAGAGTATTGTGCAGATCAATAGCAGCACCACAGGATCGTATGATTGGGATGGTCGGCCAAAGGATTTCAATCCAGTTGTTTCCCAAATGGCAGTCGAGTCCAATTTTCAATCAATGTTTGGGTTAAAAATAGCCGAAGGTCGCTGGTTCGATGATAAAAGGTTAACCGACAAGCAGAATGTGGTGCTCAACGAAACGGCAGTTAAAAAGTTAATGCTTAAAAAGCCGGTTGTCGGCAAACGGTTTAATTTTCAGGGTAAAAAGGGTGTAGTGATAGGGGTTGTGAAAGATTTTCATTACAAAAGCCTGCGTGAAAAGATCGAACCGCTAGTGTTGTTCAATGACTTGTCGTGGAGCTTTGGAATTTATGTAAAAGCGCAGCCGGGCAGAGATGCCGAAGCGATTCGGGCTACGCAAAAAGTTTGGGAAGAAATGATTCCCAATTATCCATTGGAATACAATTTCCTGGACGAAACTTATGATAAGCTTTATAAAAACGAGGCCAAAACAGCCACATTGTTCAATACATTCACGACCATAGCCGTGCTTATTTCAAGCCTGGGATTGTTTGGCCTAGCTACATTCACGGCTGAGCGGCGGATGAAGGAAATCGGGATCAGAAAAGTGTTGGGCGCTTCCGTAACCGCCATTGTTTCACTGCTTTCGAAAGATTTTTTAATATTGGTTTTAATCTCAATTGTTGTGGCTTCACCGGTCGGCTATTATTTTATGGACAAATGGCTGCGTGGATTTGAATACAAAATTGATCTAAAATGGTGGCTTTTCGCAATGGCTGGCTCAACGGCAATCGTCATTGCACTGGTCACAATTAGTTTTCAAAGCATTAAAGCTGCACTTACGAACCCGGTAAAGTCATTGAAAACGGAATAA
- a CDS encoding PIN domain-containing protein, whose amino-acid sequence MNKIALDTNVLVYLYDLSDEKKRRISESLLAVKPAISVQVISEYLNVTKRLQKLPKLEVLEKCISLLAFCDIIPINIRTMDKASFLLSKYDFQLFDSIIVASALEANCSILYSEDLQHNQLIENKLTIVNPFI is encoded by the coding sequence ATGAATAAAATAGCTTTGGACACAAACGTCTTGGTATATCTGTATGATTTGTCTGACGAAAAAAAACGGCGAATCAGTGAGTCTTTGCTAGCAGTGAAACCGGCGATTAGCGTCCAAGTAATCTCAGAATATCTGAATGTTACCAAGCGATTGCAAAAGTTACCCAAACTTGAAGTTCTGGAAAAGTGTATAAGCTTGCTGGCGTTTTGCGACATTATCCCGATTAACATCAGGACTATGGACAAGGCTTCCTTTTTGCTCAGCAAGTACGATTTCCAATTGTTCGACAGCATCATTGTTGCCTCAGCGTTAGAAGCAAATTGCAGCATCTTATATTCCGAGGACCTGCAACATAACCAGCTGATTGAGAACAAACTTACCATCGTCAATCCATTTATATAA
- a CDS encoding DUF433 domain-containing protein, giving the protein MNLDRITFDPKMMGGKPCLRGMRVTVGTLVGLVASGSTFEDILKAYPYIEIEDIKQALSYAAWRSEEIEMPFLAA; this is encoded by the coding sequence ATGAATTTAGACCGAATAACTTTTGATCCGAAAATGATGGGGGGCAAGCCCTGCCTACGCGGAATGCGGGTTACAGTAGGAACCTTAGTGGGCCTTGTGGCTTCTGGCAGCACATTTGAAGATATCTTGAAAGCGTATCCATACATTGAAATCGAGGATATTAAACAAGCCTTATCCTATGCCGCCTGGCGCTCTGAGGAAATTGAAATGCCGTTTTTAGCCGCATGA
- a CDS encoding ABC transporter permease encodes MIKNYLKIAVRNLTRNKIFSFINIAGLSLGLTCCMLIVLYTKDEVSFDRFQENKDQLFRIKVTMSDDRETRTIGSTNTIHGPSFKQEIPEIKDIVRAQSNTFVTRKGNELLSEEVLFADNNFFTVFSMPLVAGDPKTVLASVNSIVLTEEVAEKYFNTKDAVGKTIELKIGDNFEKLVVSGVAKKCPQNSSIQFGAVIPFELQVTRGWTDKEWLGFYMNTFVLLHEKADYRTVIPKLNQVFKTKSAEEISKIKDFDQKISFSLQPFLDIHLDSETSDLRNGLGRGSSPIYSYILSGIAIFILLIACINFVNLTVARSLKRAKEIGIRKVVGSQRKQLMYQFLGESFLLSFIAFSFAIILTLAVLPTFNELANKQLALSYLLDMKLVSGYFALFFITGLVAGFYPALVLSGFSPAQTLYNRTKLTQKNYLTKGLVVFQFSLSVCLVIGTIVIYSQFEYLTNKNLGYNDKNLMSFSLGRGMSGEQYLDVVKEELQTIAGIEKVGAFNGNYNGTLGDIETGKIDFGYIGVDDDFLKTLEIPIVKGRNFSKSFPSDPMQSVVVNEAFVKRAGWENPVGKVINFEWKNQKMTVIGVVKNYHYASLKDTIKPLLMTQDPNYGKSTLFLKLASGNTVETVKTVEKIFRKYVPFMPFEYQFEDAKNRKRYESEAKWKQMITLAAMLSIFVSCIGLFGLATFNAETRVKEIGIRKVLGASAASIAALLSSDFIKLVWIAIVVALPFSYYAVDIWLQDFPYRISISWWYFAVAALLAMSVAILTVGYQSLKTAMLDPVQSLRSE; translated from the coding sequence ATGATCAAGAACTATCTTAAAATTGCGGTTCGTAATTTGACGAGGAATAAGATTTTTTCCTTTATCAACATTGCCGGCTTGTCGCTTGGGCTTACCTGCTGTATGCTGATTGTGCTTTACACCAAAGATGAGGTTAGTTTTGACCGCTTTCAGGAGAATAAAGACCAGCTGTTCCGAATCAAAGTTACCATGTCGGACGACCGCGAGACCCGTACGATAGGGAGCACCAACACCATTCACGGGCCAAGTTTCAAGCAGGAAATTCCGGAGATTAAGGACATTGTGAGAGCCCAGAGCAACACATTTGTCACCAGAAAAGGAAATGAGCTGCTGAGCGAAGAAGTGCTTTTTGCCGATAATAATTTCTTCACCGTTTTTTCGATGCCGCTCGTTGCGGGGGATCCCAAAACAGTGCTTGCCAGCGTCAATTCCATTGTGCTGACAGAAGAGGTTGCAGAGAAATATTTTAATACAAAGGATGCCGTCGGGAAAACGATTGAGCTGAAAATCGGTGATAACTTCGAGAAGCTGGTCGTGTCGGGAGTTGCCAAGAAGTGTCCGCAAAATTCCTCCATCCAATTCGGTGCTGTAATCCCTTTTGAATTGCAGGTTACAAGAGGCTGGACAGATAAGGAGTGGTTGGGTTTTTACATGAACACCTTTGTTTTACTACATGAAAAGGCAGATTACAGAACGGTCATTCCAAAATTAAACCAGGTATTCAAGACCAAGTCAGCAGAGGAAATCAGCAAGATCAAAGATTTCGACCAGAAGATCAGTTTCAGCCTGCAGCCTTTCCTGGATATTCATTTGGATAGCGAGACAAGCGATTTACGGAATGGACTTGGTCGCGGCAGCAGTCCAATTTATTCATACATTCTTTCCGGCATAGCGATCTTTATACTGCTCATTGCCTGTATCAATTTTGTGAACTTAACCGTCGCCCGATCGTTAAAGCGCGCGAAGGAAATTGGCATTCGCAAGGTGGTGGGAAGTCAGCGTAAACAATTAATGTATCAGTTTCTTGGTGAGTCTTTCCTGCTGTCGTTTATCGCTTTCTCCTTCGCCATCATTTTAACGCTCGCCGTTTTGCCTACTTTCAATGAGTTGGCCAATAAGCAATTGGCGCTTTCTTATCTGCTGGATATGAAGCTCGTGTCCGGATATTTCGCCTTATTCTTCATTACAGGACTGGTTGCCGGCTTCTATCCTGCATTAGTGCTTTCGGGTTTCAGTCCTGCGCAAACATTGTACAACCGCACCAAACTGACGCAGAAAAATTACCTGACGAAAGGCCTGGTTGTCTTCCAATTTTCATTGTCGGTTTGTCTGGTTATCGGCACCATCGTCATCTATTCTCAATTCGAATATTTGACTAACAAAAACCTGGGTTATAACGATAAAAACCTGATGAGTTTTAGCCTGGGGCGCGGAATGTCAGGGGAACAATATCTGGATGTTGTCAAAGAAGAATTGCAGACCATTGCGGGAATTGAAAAAGTGGGTGCTTTCAATGGCAACTATAATGGCACACTTGGTGATATTGAGACAGGTAAAATAGATTTTGGATACATCGGAGTCGATGATGACTTCCTGAAAACCCTCGAAATTCCGATAGTAAAAGGCCGTAATTTCTCCAAAAGTTTCCCATCCGACCCAATGCAATCGGTTGTGGTGAATGAAGCGTTTGTGAAGCGTGCAGGCTGGGAAAATCCGGTCGGTAAGGTCATCAATTTTGAATGGAAAAACCAGAAAATGACCGTTATAGGCGTGGTGAAAAATTACCATTATGCATCGCTGAAAGACACAATAAAACCTTTGCTGATGACGCAGGACCCGAATTATGGAAAGAGCACATTGTTTTTAAAGTTAGCGAGTGGAAACACGGTAGAAACAGTAAAAACGGTTGAAAAAATATTCCGCAAATACGTGCCGTTCATGCCGTTCGAGTATCAGTTTGAAGACGCAAAAAATCGGAAGCGTTACGAATCCGAGGCGAAATGGAAACAAATGATCACGCTGGCAGCCATGTTATCCATTTTTGTTTCCTGCATCGGCTTGTTCGGCCTGGCCACCTTTAATGCTGAGACACGGGTTAAGGAAATTGGCATTCGAAAAGTGCTGGGAGCCTCCGCAGCCAGTATTGCAGCATTGTTATCCTCCGATTTTATCAAACTCGTATGGATTGCGATTGTCGTAGCGTTACCGTTTTCCTATTATGCAGTGGACATCTGGTTGCAGGATTTCCCTTATCGCATATCCATTTCATGGTGGTACTTTGCAGTTGCAGCCTTGCTGGCGATGAGCGTAGCCATTCTGACAGTCGGATACCAAAGTCTGAAAACAGCTATGCTGGATCCAGTCCAATCATTGAGAAGTGAATAA
- a CDS encoding ABC transporter permease, which translates to MIKNYLKIAWRNVLKNKLFSAINVFGLSVGMTCCMLLLLYIQSEISFDQHHEHINDLYLLRSENVQSNGEKMDNPRGPAPYAQAVKMEFPEVVQVTRLWQNFLEDKSLFTVNQPGQGEKSFYETKGIHADSTFFDVFTYEFVEGDPKTSLNDAHSVVLSEAVARKIFGSGPALDKTIRIGGKTGKNENFRVTGVFKSQGDRSHIDANYFVSLQVGWVGDYLRQPDLDFTNNNMFYHYLRLKPGTSAEKFSQKLPSFIEKYARKDLKIAGYDKKLALLPVKDIHLFSKIDKIVTPTTSTTYLYVLASIAIFTLLIACINFMNLATARSAKRAAEVGMRKVMGAGKSGLIGQFLGESMVLTFLALIIAAAFVILFLPIFNQLSDKTLSLTELLMPEIIASFVVLAFITGLLAGSYPAFYLSVFNPLDVIKGKFVNSVSATALRRGLVVFQFVISIGLVVATMVIQGQIKFMQEQPLGFAKEQQIVIPFRSEESRKAYTALRNELLENNQITAASGTSFYPGILNPSDMSVFLPGQSVKEDRLIKTNWVAPDFMQTMGFQMAAGRMFSAAFPGDTNNKIVVNQATLRKFAIPLEKAVGQHLDFNMGENGIGSLEIVGVVKDFHYQDLHKAIEPYAFFLSANSNHNYIIAHVNTKDVSQVLPFMESKWKSVVPGEPFSYTFLDQDFQSNYAADARTARIVNSFTIISILISCLGLFGLAAFAAQQRIKEIGVRKVLGASISSIVGLLSGDFIKLVIISMLIATPLTWYIMNQWLQDFAYKISIQWWMFAAAGALAVIIAMITVSTQAIKAAITNPVKSLKSE; encoded by the coding sequence ATGATTAAAAACTATCTCAAAATTGCATGGCGGAATGTGCTTAAAAATAAGCTCTTTTCCGCCATTAATGTGTTCGGACTGTCAGTGGGCATGACTTGCTGCATGTTGTTGCTGCTTTACATTCAAAGCGAAATTTCCTTTGACCAACACCACGAACACATTAACGACCTCTATCTTCTCCGTAGCGAGAATGTCCAGTCCAATGGTGAGAAAATGGATAACCCGCGGGGCCCGGCACCCTATGCACAAGCTGTAAAAATGGAGTTTCCGGAAGTGGTCCAGGTCACGAGGCTTTGGCAAAATTTTTTGGAAGACAAGTCGCTTTTTACTGTAAATCAACCCGGGCAAGGCGAAAAATCATTTTATGAAACGAAGGGGATCCATGCGGATTCCACGTTTTTTGATGTTTTCACCTATGAATTTGTGGAAGGCGACCCTAAAACGTCACTAAATGATGCCCACTCGGTGGTACTTTCAGAGGCAGTTGCGCGGAAGATTTTCGGAAGTGGACCGGCGCTCGATAAAACAATCCGGATTGGTGGGAAAACAGGAAAAAATGAAAATTTTCGGGTGACAGGTGTTTTCAAAAGTCAGGGCGATAGGTCGCACATTGATGCCAATTACTTCGTCTCGCTGCAAGTGGGTTGGGTAGGCGATTATTTGAGACAGCCAGATCTGGATTTTACCAATAACAATATGTTTTACCATTATCTGCGTCTTAAACCAGGCACGAGCGCAGAAAAATTCAGCCAGAAACTTCCTTCATTTATTGAAAAATATGCCCGCAAGGATTTAAAAATCGCAGGTTATGATAAAAAGCTTGCATTGCTGCCGGTGAAGGATATTCACCTTTTTAGCAAAATCGATAAAATTGTAACCCCCACAACCAGTACGACTTATCTCTACGTACTTGCCTCCATTGCCATATTTACATTACTCATTGCATGCATCAATTTTATGAACCTCGCCACAGCGCGCTCAGCGAAACGTGCGGCGGAAGTGGGCATGAGAAAAGTAATGGGCGCGGGGAAAAGCGGTCTGATCGGTCAGTTTTTGGGCGAATCAATGGTGCTGACATTCCTGGCACTGATCATTGCAGCTGCGTTTGTAATTTTGTTTCTTCCAATCTTTAATCAGCTTTCCGATAAAACATTATCGCTAACAGAATTGTTGATGCCGGAGATCATTGCCTCGTTTGTTGTTCTGGCATTCATTACCGGTTTACTGGCTGGCAGTTACCCTGCTTTTTATCTTTCCGTTTTCAATCCGCTGGATGTAATCAAAGGCAAATTTGTCAATTCGGTGTCGGCCACTGCATTACGAAGAGGGTTAGTTGTATTTCAATTCGTGATCTCGATCGGTTTGGTTGTGGCGACCATGGTGATTCAAGGTCAGATCAAATTCATGCAGGAGCAACCATTGGGTTTTGCCAAAGAGCAGCAAATCGTAATTCCCTTCCGCAGTGAGGAATCCAGGAAAGCGTATACTGCCCTCCGTAATGAGTTGCTGGAGAATAATCAGATTACTGCGGCATCGGGAACCAGCTTTTACCCAGGCATTCTGAACCCAAGCGATATGTCAGTTTTTTTGCCGGGGCAAAGTGTGAAAGAAGATCGGCTAATAAAAACCAACTGGGTTGCGCCGGATTTTATGCAAACGATGGGTTTCCAAATGGCCGCCGGACGCATGTTTTCCGCTGCATTTCCTGGTGATACCAATAATAAAATAGTTGTCAACCAGGCAACGTTACGGAAATTCGCCATTCCTCTGGAAAAGGCTGTTGGGCAGCATCTTGACTTCAATATGGGTGAAAATGGCATTGGGTCGCTTGAAATTGTGGGCGTGGTGAAAGATTTTCATTACCAGGATCTGCATAAAGCCATTGAACCGTATGCTTTTTTCCTGAGCGCGAATTCAAATCATAATTACATCATTGCCCACGTCAATACGAAGGACGTCAGCCAGGTGCTTCCCTTCATGGAATCCAAATGGAAGTCGGTGGTTCCGGGCGAGCCGTTTTCTTATACATTCCTGGATCAGGATTTCCAAAGTAATTATGCAGCCGATGCGCGTACGGCAAGAATTGTGAATTCATTTACCATCATTTCCATTTTGATTTCGTGCCTTGGTTTGTTCGGTTTGGCGGCTTTTGCGGCGCAGCAGCGGATAAAGGAAATTGGTGTCAGGAAGGTTTTAGGTGCTTCCATTAGCAGCATTGTAGGTTTGCTTTCAGGTGATTTTATCAAATTGGTGATCATTTCCATGCTGATCGCAACTCCGCTCACGTGGTATATTATGAATCAATGGTTACAGGATTTTGCCTATAAAATCAGCATTCAATGGTGGATGTTTGCAGCGGCCGGCGCGTTGGCAGTTATTATTGCCATGATCACGGTCAGCACGCAGGCGATTAAGGCGGCCATTACAAATCCTGTGAAGTCATTGAAAAGCGAGTAG
- a CDS encoding DUF5615 family PIN-like protein encodes MKILIDMNLSPLWVDFFAGKHIHSAHWSSIGRATDLDEIIFEYARMNKYMGVTRKLG; translated from the coding sequence ATGAAGATTTTAATTGACATGAATTTGTCGCCCTTATGGGTTGATTTTTTTGCTGGTAAGCACATTCATTCAGCTCACTGGTCATCAATAGGGAGAGCAACGGATCTGGACGAAATTATCTTCGAATATGCACGGATGAACAAATACATGGGCGTGACCCGCAAACTAGGATAA